The Mycolicibacterium aichiense region CTTCAGCCAGAAGCGCTGTGCCGTAGAGCAGTTCAGCCGTCTCGGTCAGCTCGGAACCGCCGCCACGGCCGGCGAACGCATCGCGTAAACCCACCACCAGTCGATGGCTCGGGTTGAGCTCCAGGATGCGTTTTTCGGTGGGAACTGCCTGCCCAGAGGCCTGCAACATGCGCGCGAGCGCAGGCGTGATACCGAAACTGTCGGTGATCAGACACGCCGGCGACTCAGTGAGCCGGCTCGACAGCCGCACCTCTTTCACGTGGTCAGAGAGGGTGTCTTTCAGCCACTCGAGCAGACCGGCGAACTCCTGCTCCAGCTGCGAACGCTCGGCCTCACTGGTCTCCTCCTCGGCGGACAGGTCCACCTCGCCCTTGGCGACCGACTGCAGTGGCTTGCCGTCGAATTCGGGCACCATGTCCACCCAGACTTCGTCGACCGGGTCGGTGAGCAGCAGCACCTCATAACCCTTGGCTTTGAACGCCTCGAGGTGCGGTGAATTCAGCAGCTGCTGACGGGATTCGCCGGTGGCGTAGAAGATCTGTTCCTGACCGTCCTTCATGCGTTCGACATACTCGGCCAGCGTGGTGGGTTCCTCGTCGCTGTGCGTCGAGGCGAACGACGACACCGCCAGCAGCGTGTCCTTATTGTCGGCGTCGGACAGCAAGCCTTCCTTGAGGACTCTGCCGAACTGCACCCAGAACGTGCGGTACTCCGCCGGCCGCTCTTTCTGCATTTCGGCAATCGTCGACAGCACCCGCTTGGTGAGCCGTCGGCGGATCGCCTTGATCTGTCGATCCTGCTGGAGAATCTCGCGAGAAACATTGAGCGACATGTCCGCCGCGTCGACGACACCCTTGACGAAGCGCAAGTACGGCGGCAGCAGCTCCTCGCAGTCGGCCATGATGAACACCCGCCGCACGTACAGCTGCACACCCACCCGCGCGTCCTGCTGGAACAGATCGAACGGCGCATGCGACGGGATGAACAACAACGCCTGGTACTCGAAGGTGCCTTCCGCCTTCATCGGGATGACCTCCAGCGGGTCGTCCCAGGCGTGCGCAATGTGCTTGTAGAACTCGGTGTATTCCTCCTGGGAGACTTCGTCTTTCGGGCGAGTCCACAACGCTTTCATCGAGTTGACTGTCTCGGTCTCGATGGTGACCTGCTCCTCGCCGCCCTCCTCGGTGGCCGGGCTGCGGCGCTCGACCTGCATCCGGATGGGCCAGGAGATGAAGTCCGAGTACTGCTTGACCAGTGACCGGATCTTCCATTCCGAGGTGTAGTCGTGCAGCTCGTCCTCGGTGTCTTCGGGCTTGAGGTGCAAGGTGACCGCGGTGCCCTGCGGCGCATCGTCGACGTCGGCCACGGTGTACGTTCCCTCGCCGCTGGACTCCCAACGGGTCGCCGAGCTCTCGCCCGCCTTGCGGGTGAGCAGGGTGACGGTGTC contains the following coding sequences:
- the htpG gene encoding molecular chaperone HtpG, which encodes MTERVEQLEFQAEARQLLDLMIHSVYSNKDSFLRELISNASDALDKLRLEAFRNKDLDVDTSDLHIEIDIDKAARTLTIRDNGIGMTRDEVVGLIGTLAKSGTAELRQQLKDAQNAAASEELIGQFGIGFYSSFMVADTVTLLTRKAGESSATRWESSGEGTYTVADVDDAPQGTAVTLHLKPEDTEDELHDYTSEWKIRSLVKQYSDFISWPIRMQVERRSPATEEGGEEQVTIETETVNSMKALWTRPKDEVSQEEYTEFYKHIAHAWDDPLEVIPMKAEGTFEYQALLFIPSHAPFDLFQQDARVGVQLYVRRVFIMADCEELLPPYLRFVKGVVDAADMSLNVSREILQQDRQIKAIRRRLTKRVLSTIAEMQKERPAEYRTFWVQFGRVLKEGLLSDADNKDTLLAVSSFASTHSDEEPTTLAEYVERMKDGQEQIFYATGESRQQLLNSPHLEAFKAKGYEVLLLTDPVDEVWVDMVPEFDGKPLQSVAKGEVDLSAEEETSEAERSQLEQEFAGLLEWLKDTLSDHVKEVRLSSRLTESPACLITDSFGITPALARMLQASGQAVPTEKRILELNPSHRLVVGLRDAFAGRGGGSELTETAELLYGTALLAEGGTLDDPAKFAGLLAERLARTI